In a genomic window of Streptomyces sp. NBC_01231:
- a CDS encoding DUF4245 domain-containing protein: MAGSNGKQKTVRDMVLSLGLIGIAVAVIYVFIPHDDSARDVKKVDYRVELLTARRAASYLVAAPEGLSGSWKATSVRFRGDQFDAWHLGFHAPDGEYVQIEQSAQKPSTFIDAASQGGAATKTTQEIDGRTWTRYTGGRYDALVLAEKGSTTVVAGTGSFAQLTEMAGALKMA, translated from the coding sequence GTGGCAGGTTCGAACGGTAAGCAGAAGACGGTCCGGGACATGGTCCTCTCCCTGGGCCTGATCGGGATCGCGGTGGCGGTCATCTACGTCTTCATCCCGCACGACGACTCCGCTCGGGACGTGAAGAAGGTCGACTATCGCGTCGAGCTGCTCACGGCTCGCCGCGCGGCGTCCTACCTCGTGGCCGCGCCGGAGGGCCTGTCCGGCAGCTGGAAGGCGACGTCGGTCCGCTTCCGGGGCGACCAGTTCGACGCCTGGCACCTGGGCTTCCACGCGCCTGACGGGGAGTACGTGCAGATCGAGCAGTCCGCTCAGAAGCCGTCCACGTTCATCGACGCGGCCAGTCAGGGCGGCGCCGCGACGAAAACCACCCAGGAGATCGACGGCCGTACGTGGACGCGCTACACCGGCGGCCGCTACGACGCCCTGGTGCTCGCGGAGAAGGGCTCGACCACGGTGGTGGCCGGCACGGGCTCGTTCGCGCAGCTGACGGAGATGGCCGGGGCGCTGAAGATGGCGTGA
- a CDS encoding MFS transporter, which produces MAVTESSPPTSPTHEVTAPPRPAADGVFGARERLVLITLCCATFMCGLDFSIVTVALPDIGTALGFSSAGTLQWVATASLLPSASLLPLFARVADLIGRKRLFTLGVAVFTLFSLGAALANSPGALIATRIGQGTAAAMIAPSAIALMTGYFQEGPKRARALGLNGAVMSLGFVFGALGGGVITNGFSWRWTMVALCVMGALALAGALALPAIHESGAARRMDIPGAILSTLGLFGLVYGISTGGDEGWTRPAALGPIVGGLVLLAAFLLVERRHPEPLVPLSVLNRPSVKWSGLFGVITFGMCAGTTVLLSLYMQDVLGFTALQAGLSYLGEGAAATLGGMYVAKLLGRFGGVKVLAAGLLIQGVGTVAMFALPQDVNLAALLVTSSVMGLGHVFSVVSFITVMTTGVTEEDQGVVGGLSQLPQYVAAIGVSGLSAIAAARTNALSSGATPSRADILGGLHAGMVTAGVVALAGALLVGTVLRKRTPA; this is translated from the coding sequence ATGGCCGTCACCGAATCCTCACCCCCCACCAGTCCCACGCACGAGGTCACCGCACCGCCCCGGCCCGCCGCCGACGGCGTCTTCGGGGCACGCGAGCGGCTGGTGCTGATCACCCTGTGCTGCGCCACCTTCATGTGCGGCCTGGACTTCTCCATCGTCACCGTCGCCCTGCCCGACATCGGCACCGCCCTCGGCTTCTCCTCGGCCGGCACCCTGCAGTGGGTGGCCACCGCCAGCCTGCTGCCGTCGGCGAGCCTGCTTCCCCTGTTCGCCCGGGTCGCCGACCTGATCGGCCGCAAGCGGCTGTTCACCCTCGGTGTCGCGGTCTTCACCCTGTTCTCGCTCGGCGCCGCCCTCGCGAACAGCCCCGGCGCGCTGATCGCCACCCGCATCGGCCAGGGCACCGCCGCCGCGATGATCGCCCCGTCCGCCATCGCCCTGATGACCGGCTACTTCCAGGAGGGCCCCAAGCGCGCCCGCGCCCTGGGCCTCAACGGTGCCGTCATGTCGCTGGGCTTCGTGTTCGGCGCGCTCGGCGGCGGTGTCATCACCAACGGCTTCAGCTGGCGCTGGACCATGGTCGCGCTGTGCGTGATGGGCGCGCTGGCGCTGGCCGGCGCGCTGGCCCTGCCGGCGATCCACGAGTCCGGTGCCGCCCGCAGGATGGACATCCCGGGCGCGATCCTGTCCACACTCGGCCTGTTCGGCCTGGTCTACGGCATCTCCACGGGCGGTGACGAGGGCTGGACCCGTCCCGCGGCGCTCGGCCCGATCGTCGGTGGCCTGGTGCTGCTGGCCGCGTTCCTGCTGGTCGAGCGGCGCCACCCGGAGCCGCTGGTGCCGCTGTCCGTGCTGAACCGGCCGTCCGTGAAGTGGTCGGGGCTGTTCGGTGTCATCACCTTCGGCATGTGCGCCGGTACGACCGTGCTGCTGAGCCTGTACATGCAGGACGTGCTCGGCTTCACCGCGCTGCAGGCCGGTCTCAGCTACCTCGGCGAGGGCGCGGCCGCGACCCTCGGCGGCATGTACGTCGCGAAGCTGCTGGGCCGGTTCGGCGGGGTGAAGGTGCTGGCCGCGGGCCTGCTCATCCAGGGCGTCGGCACGGTCGCGATGTTCGCCCTGCCCCAGGACGTGAACCTGGCCGCCCTGCTCGTCACCTCCTCCGTCATGGGACTCGGCCACGTCTTCAGCGTCGTCTCGTTCATCACCGTGATGACCACGGGCGTCACCGAGGAGGACCAGGGTGTCGTCGGCGGTCTGTCGCAGCTGCCGCAGTACGTGGCCGCGATCGGTGTCTCGGGTCTGAGCGCGATCGCCGCGGCCCGCACCAACGCCCTGTCGTCGGGCGCCACGCCGTCCCGCGCCGACATCCTGGGCGGGCTGCACGCGGGCATGGTCACGGCCGGTGTCGTCGCCCTCGCCGGCGCCCTGCTCGTCGGCACCGTACTGCGCAAGCGGACCCCGGCCTAG
- a CDS encoding WhiB family transcriptional regulator has protein sequence MLQPPHSSLQVAAVPAQRVPVRDRDQDAPWHTEAVCRRDEAGLFFAPSKEPTAARLSREQAAKRVCAGCPVMVECREHALLQPEPYGVWGGLTAAERRVVLARRRRRDLELKKAARAGDRIAAAG, from the coding sequence GTGCTGCAACCGCCGCATTCGTCCCTGCAGGTAGCTGCCGTACCGGCCCAGCGGGTGCCAGTGCGGGACAGGGACCAAGACGCACCATGGCACACCGAGGCGGTGTGCCGGCGTGACGAGGCCGGCCTGTTCTTCGCGCCATCCAAGGAACCCACCGCCGCCCGGCTCTCCCGCGAGCAGGCCGCGAAGCGAGTCTGCGCGGGCTGCCCCGTCATGGTGGAGTGTCGCGAGCACGCACTCCTGCAACCGGAGCCCTACGGAGTCTGGGGCGGCCTGACCGCCGCGGAGCGCCGCGTGGTCCTGGCCCGGCGCCGCCGCCGCGACCTGGAACTGAAGAAGGCGGCCAGGGCGGGGGACCGCATAGCGGCGGCCGGCTGA
- a CDS encoding LysR family transcriptional regulator, whose translation MERQEIEIFLTLAEELHFGRSAERVGVSQSRVSQTVARLERRIGAKLFDRTSRQVTLTPIGEQLRDDLVPAWRGIEEAVARAMAAGRGITGSLRIGFSGAFTGHLLHSIAEAFGRRYPGVDVQVRQVQISDPYGPLRAGDVELQVTEPPLAEPDLTLGPVLVSQPRVLLMSSAHPFARRDSVSVEDLAEATLLTVAGSVPAQWMDHHFPRQTPSGRPIPHGQAMTHWEDALSLVLAGKGVTPVAAAGAHYYSRPGLVFKPFTDAPGIDYAFVWPTGHETARLRAFVQVAMERVRAVGGPSRAVESLWTNEGTGI comes from the coding sequence ATGGAACGCCAGGAGATCGAGATTTTCCTGACCCTCGCGGAAGAACTGCATTTCGGGCGGAGTGCCGAGCGCGTGGGTGTCTCGCAGAGCCGGGTCAGTCAGACCGTCGCCCGGCTGGAGCGCCGTATCGGTGCCAAGCTGTTCGACCGCACCAGCCGTCAGGTGACCCTCACGCCTATCGGGGAACAGCTCAGGGACGATCTCGTGCCCGCGTGGCGGGGGATCGAGGAGGCCGTCGCCAGGGCCATGGCGGCCGGGCGGGGGATCACCGGATCGCTGCGGATCGGTTTCTCCGGCGCCTTCACGGGCCATCTGCTGCACAGCATCGCCGAGGCGTTCGGGCGTCGCTACCCGGGTGTGGACGTGCAGGTACGGCAGGTGCAGATCTCGGACCCCTACGGTCCGCTGCGCGCGGGGGACGTCGAGCTCCAGGTCACCGAACCTCCGCTGGCCGAGCCTGATCTGACGCTGGGCCCGGTGCTGGTGTCGCAGCCGAGGGTGCTGCTGATGTCGTCCGCGCACCCCTTCGCGCGGCGTGATTCGGTGAGCGTGGAGGACCTGGCGGAGGCGACGCTGCTGACGGTCGCCGGGAGTGTGCCGGCGCAGTGGATGGACCACCACTTCCCGCGGCAGACGCCGTCGGGGCGGCCCATCCCGCACGGGCAGGCCATGACGCACTGGGAGGACGCGCTCTCCTTGGTCCTCGCCGGCAAGGGCGTGACTCCGGTGGCGGCCGCCGGTGCGCACTACTACAGCCGTCCCGGCCTGGTCTTCAAGCCGTTCACGGACGCCCCGGGCATCGACTATGCCTTCGTCTGGCCCACCGGCCATGAGACGGCCCGGCTGCGGGCCTTCGTCCAGGTGGCCATGGAGCGGGTGCGCGCGGTGGGCGGCCCTTCGCGGGCCGTGGAGAGCCTGTGGACCAACGAGGGCACCGGCATCTAG
- the glpX gene encoding class II fructose-bisphosphatase: protein MTEHHHLPSELEVPSEAPDRNLALELVRVTEAAAMAAGRWVGRGDKNGADGAAVRAMRTLVSTVSMNGVVVIGEGEKDEAPMLFNGERVGDGTGPECDIAVDPIDGTTLTAKGMTNAIAVLAAADRGSMFDPSAVFYMDKLVTGPEAADFVDINAPVSVNIRRVAKAKRSTPEDVTVVILDRPRHEGLIEEVRDTGARIRLISDGDVAGSILALREGTGVDLLLGVGGTPEGIISACAVKCLGGTIQGKLWPKDDEERQRAIDAGHDLDRVLTTDDLVSGENVFFVATGITDGELLRGVRYRSETATTDSIVMRSKSGTVRRIDSEHRLSKLRAYSAIDFDRAK, encoded by the coding sequence ATGACCGAGCATCATCATCTGCCGTCCGAGCTCGAAGTTCCTTCCGAGGCTCCCGACCGCAACCTCGCCCTGGAACTCGTCCGGGTCACCGAAGCCGCGGCGATGGCCGCGGGCCGCTGGGTCGGGCGCGGCGACAAGAACGGCGCCGACGGTGCCGCGGTACGGGCCATGCGCACCCTCGTCTCCACCGTCTCGATGAACGGCGTCGTCGTCATCGGTGAGGGCGAGAAGGACGAGGCCCCGATGCTCTTCAACGGAGAGCGCGTCGGCGACGGGACCGGGCCGGAGTGCGACATCGCCGTCGACCCGATCGACGGAACCACCCTGACCGCGAAGGGCATGACCAACGCGATCGCGGTGCTGGCCGCCGCCGACCGCGGGTCGATGTTCGACCCGTCCGCCGTCTTCTACATGGACAAGCTGGTCACCGGGCCCGAGGCCGCCGACTTCGTCGACATCAACGCGCCCGTGTCCGTCAACATCCGGCGCGTCGCCAAGGCCAAGCGGTCCACGCCCGAGGACGTCACCGTCGTCATCCTGGACCGGCCGCGGCACGAGGGCCTCATCGAGGAGGTCCGCGACACCGGCGCGCGCATCAGGCTGATCTCCGACGGCGACGTGGCCGGCTCGATCCTGGCGCTGCGCGAGGGCACCGGCGTCGACCTGCTGCTCGGCGTCGGCGGCACGCCGGAAGGCATCATCTCGGCCTGCGCGGTGAAGTGCCTGGGCGGCACCATCCAGGGCAAGCTGTGGCCGAAGGACGACGAGGAGCGGCAGCGGGCGATCGACGCGGGGCACGACCTGGACCGCGTCCTGACGACCGACGACCTGGTGTCCGGGGAGAACGTCTTCTTCGTGGCGACCGGCATCACGGACGGCGAGCTGCTGCGGGGCGTGCGGTACCGGTCGGAGACCGCGACGACCGACTCGATCGTGATGCGGTCGAAGTCGGGAACGGTGCGCAGGATCGACTCCGAGCACCGGCTCAGCAAGCTGCGGGCCTACAGCGCGATCGACTTCGACCGGGCGAAGTAG
- a CDS encoding fumarate hydratase gives MPEFAYTDLLPMGEDTTPYRLVTSEGVSTFEADGRTFLRVEPEALRKLAEEAIHDIQHYLRPAHLAQLRRIIDDPEASGNDKFVALDLLKNANIAAAGVLPMCQDTGTAIVMGKRGQNVLTQGGDEEALSRGIYDAYLNLNLRYSQMAPLTMWEEKNTGSNLPAQIELYATDGGAYKFLFMAKGGGSANKSFLYQETKAVLNEASMMKFLEEKIRSLGTAACPPYHLAIVVGGTSAEYALKTAKYASAHYLDEVPAEGSPLGHGFRDKELEEKVFELTQKIGIGAQFGGKYFCHDVRVVRLPRHGASCPVAIAVSCSADRQAVAKITAEGVFLEQLERDPARFLPETTDEHLEEGDVVKIDLNQPMDDILAELTKYPVKTRLSLTGPLVVARDIAHAKIKERLDAGEGMPQYLKDHPVYYAGPAKTPEGYASGSFGPTTAGRMDSYVEQFQAAGGSKVMLAKGNRSKQVTDACDTHGGFYLGSIGGPAARLAQDCIKKVEVVEYEELGMEAVWKIEVEDFPAFVVVDDKGNDFFTAREPEQPTFTSIPVRGPGLS, from the coding sequence ATGCCTGAGTTCGCGTACACCGATCTGCTCCCCATGGGAGAGGACACCACCCCCTACCGGCTGGTGACCTCCGAGGGTGTCTCCACCTTCGAGGCCGACGGGCGGACGTTCCTCAGGGTCGAGCCGGAGGCGCTGCGCAAGCTCGCCGAGGAGGCGATCCACGACATCCAGCACTACCTGCGCCCGGCCCACCTGGCCCAGCTGCGCCGGATCATCGACGACCCCGAGGCGTCGGGCAACGACAAGTTCGTGGCGCTGGACCTCCTGAAGAACGCGAACATCGCGGCCGCCGGTGTGCTGCCCATGTGCCAGGACACCGGCACGGCGATCGTCATGGGCAAGCGCGGACAGAACGTGCTGACCCAGGGCGGCGACGAGGAGGCACTGAGCCGGGGCATCTACGACGCGTATCTGAACCTGAACCTGCGCTACTCGCAGATGGCGCCTCTCACCATGTGGGAGGAGAAGAACACCGGCTCCAACCTCCCGGCGCAGATCGAGCTGTACGCGACGGACGGCGGCGCCTACAAGTTCCTGTTCATGGCGAAGGGCGGCGGCAGCGCCAACAAGTCCTTCCTCTACCAGGAGACGAAGGCCGTCCTGAACGAGGCCTCCATGATGAAGTTCCTGGAGGAGAAGATCCGCTCGCTCGGTACGGCCGCCTGCCCGCCGTACCACCTGGCGATCGTCGTCGGCGGCACCTCCGCCGAGTACGCGCTGAAGACGGCCAAGTACGCCTCCGCGCACTACCTGGACGAGGTGCCCGCCGAGGGCTCGCCGCTCGGCCACGGCTTCCGGGACAAGGAGCTGGAGGAGAAGGTCTTCGAGCTGACCCAGAAGATCGGGATCGGGGCGCAGTTCGGCGGCAAGTACTTCTGCCACGACGTGCGGGTCGTGCGGCTGCCGCGGCACGGCGCCTCCTGCCCCGTCGCGATCGCCGTCTCCTGCTCGGCGGACCGGCAGGCCGTCGCGAAGATCACCGCCGAGGGCGTCTTCCTGGAGCAGCTGGAGAGGGACCCGGCGCGGTTCCTGCCGGAGACCACGGACGAGCACCTCGAAGAGGGCGACGTCGTCAAGATCGACCTGAACCAGCCGATGGACGACATCCTCGCCGAGCTGACCAAGTACCCGGTGAAGACCCGCCTGTCGCTGACCGGCCCGCTGGTCGTGGCCCGTGACATCGCGCACGCCAAGATCAAGGAACGGCTGGACGCGGGCGAGGGGATGCCGCAGTACCTGAAGGACCACCCGGTGTACTACGCGGGCCCGGCGAAGACGCCCGAGGGCTACGCGTCCGGTTCCTTCGGTCCGACCACGGCCGGCCGTATGGACTCCTACGTCGAGCAGTTCCAGGCGGCGGGCGGCTCCAAGGTGATGCTCGCCAAGGGCAACCGCAGCAAGCAGGTCACCGACGCGTGCGACACGCACGGCGGCTTCTACCTGGGTTCGATCGGCGGCCCGGCGGCCCGGCTCGCGCAGGACTGCATCAAGAAGGTCGAGGTCGTCGAGTACGAGGAGCTCGGCATGGAGGCGGTCTGGAAGATCGAGGTCGAGGACTTCCCGGCGTTCGTGGTCGTCGACGACAAGGGCAACGACTTCTTCACTGCGCGGGAACCTGAGCAGCCCACGTTCACCAGCATTCCGGTGCGGGGCCCCGGCCTGTCCTGA
- a CDS encoding ACP S-malonyltransferase — translation MVTHVHGSTAEPRYAVLFPGQGVQRPGMGGPWRETPSWELVDSVSRASGFGVAELLLTADQETLSRTDHAQISVFTASLLAWSEFRRHDPFAHVVAVAGHSLGEYSALVAAGVLSVADGAWLVGERGRAMAEAARGRPGAMAAVMGGDPEQATVLVEEARRDGADLWVANHNSPQQTVVAGSRTAVETTAARAAGAGLRYSVLPVTAACHSPYMEPAGAALRRALELTGFATGAIPVVANVDARAHHGGGHWRELCARQLVSPVRWADTLHVLHEELDSTAFLDIGPGATLAGLARRTLPPVPSHRFKAPAPHTV, via the coding sequence ATGGTCACGCACGTTCACGGGTCCACCGCCGAGCCGCGGTACGCCGTCCTGTTCCCCGGCCAGGGGGTGCAGCGCCCCGGTATGGGCGGGCCCTGGCGGGAGACACCGTCCTGGGAACTCGTCGACTCCGTCTCCCGGGCCTCCGGCTTCGGCGTCGCCGAGCTGCTGCTGACGGCGGACCAGGAGACCCTGTCCCGCACCGACCACGCCCAGATCTCGGTGTTCACCGCGTCCCTGCTGGCCTGGTCGGAGTTCCGCCGGCACGATCCGTTCGCGCACGTGGTGGCGGTCGCCGGGCACAGCCTCGGCGAGTACTCGGCGCTGGTGGCCGCCGGGGTGCTGTCGGTGGCCGACGGCGCCTGGCTGGTGGGCGAGCGGGGCCGGGCCATGGCCGAGGCGGCCCGCGGGCGCCCCGGAGCGATGGCCGCCGTGATGGGCGGCGACCCGGAGCAGGCCACGGTCCTGGTGGAGGAGGCCCGCCGGGACGGTGCCGACCTGTGGGTGGCCAACCACAACAGCCCCCAGCAGACGGTGGTCGCCGGCAGTCGTACGGCCGTGGAGACCACCGCCGCCCGTGCTGCCGGGGCCGGCCTGCGCTACAGCGTCCTGCCGGTCACCGCCGCCTGCCACAGCCCCTACATGGAGCCCGCCGGCGCGGCCCTGCGCCGGGCCCTGGAACTGACGGGCTTCGCGACCGGAGCGATCCCCGTGGTGGCCAACGTCGACGCCCGCGCCCACCACGGCGGCGGCCACTGGCGCGAACTGTGCGCCCGCCAGCTGGTCAGCCCGGTCCGCTGGGCGGACACCCTGCACGTCCTCCACGAGGAGCTGGACTCCACCGCCTTCCTGGACATCGGTCCCGGCGCCACCCTCGCCGGCCTGGCGCGGCGCACCCTGCCCCCGGTCCCGTCCCACCGCTTCAAGGCCCCGGCCCCGCACACGGTCTGA
- a CDS encoding SigE family RNA polymerase sigma factor, translating into METDFDGFVAARSAALFRGALVLTGSRDAAEDLVQETLERACRKWRTIADKDAPDAYVRRIMVNLANDRWRRFRRTVPQADGPDRAAPGDEYGQVDSRDQLVRALQQLPMRMRTVVVLRYFHDLSDTEIAADLDISPSTVRSQLARGIEKLRSQFPALSAPSPRQPTEGIR; encoded by the coding sequence GTGGAGACGGACTTCGACGGTTTCGTCGCCGCCCGGTCGGCCGCGCTGTTCCGGGGCGCCCTGGTCCTGACGGGCAGCCGTGACGCCGCTGAGGACCTGGTCCAGGAGACCCTGGAACGGGCCTGCCGCAAGTGGCGCACGATCGCCGACAAGGACGCCCCGGACGCCTATGTGCGGCGGATCATGGTCAACCTGGCCAACGACCGCTGGCGCCGCTTCCGCCGTACGGTTCCGCAGGCGGACGGCCCCGACCGGGCCGCCCCCGGTGACGAGTACGGACAGGTCGACAGCAGGGACCAGTTGGTGCGCGCGCTGCAGCAACTGCCCATGCGGATGCGGACGGTCGTGGTGCTGCGGTACTTCCACGACCTCTCCGACACCGAGATCGCGGCCGACCTGGACATCTCGCCGAGCACGGTGCGCTCCCAGCTCGCCCGGGGGATCGAGAAGCTCAGAAGCCAGTTCCCCGCACTCTCCGCCCCTTCACCACGGCAGCCCACGGAAGGAATCCGATGA
- a CDS encoding DUF1707 domain-containing protein, with amino-acid sequence MDLQKHTEPQAQEPAAARDADLRASDAERDRVADILREALAEGRLTADEHAERVEGVLNAKTVGELETFIRDLPAAHGRRSAGGYTPAPNRPTDPLPHDPDDNVVAVFSSAVRKGRWRAGRRIHAYAVFGTVDIDLSEAIFEYQQVVIKAISVFGNVEVRVPENVSLRGTGGGVLGNFEVDTVDSGDPEAPVVYVDGWAVLGNVEGRPKRGKLVADILDRVQRKVDKGLRKHLDR; translated from the coding sequence GTGGACCTTCAGAAGCACACCGAACCACAGGCGCAGGAACCCGCCGCCGCCAGGGACGCCGACCTGCGTGCCTCGGACGCCGAGCGTGACCGCGTCGCCGACATCCTGCGGGAGGCCCTCGCCGAAGGGCGTCTCACCGCGGACGAGCACGCGGAACGCGTCGAGGGGGTGCTGAACGCCAAGACGGTGGGTGAACTGGAGACCTTCATACGGGACCTGCCGGCCGCCCACGGCCGCCGATCCGCCGGCGGCTACACCCCGGCCCCCAACCGCCCCACGGACCCGCTCCCGCACGACCCGGACGACAATGTGGTCGCGGTGTTCAGCAGCGCCGTCCGCAAGGGCCGTTGGCGCGCGGGCCGCCGGATCCACGCGTACGCGGTGTTCGGCACCGTCGACATCGACCTGAGTGAGGCGATCTTCGAGTACCAGCAGGTCGTGATCAAGGCGATCTCGGTCTTCGGCAATGTCGAGGTCCGCGTCCCGGAGAACGTCTCGCTGCGCGGCACCGGCGGCGGAGTCCTCGGCAACTTCGAGGTGGACACCGTCGACTCCGGCGACCCGGAAGCCCCCGTGGTCTACGTGGACGGCTGGGCGGTGCTGGGGAACGTCGAGGGCCGGCCCAAGCGCGGCAAACTCGTCGCGGACATTCTCGACCGGGTGCAGCGCAAGGTCGACAAGGGTTTGCGCAAGCACCTGGATCGTTGA
- a CDS encoding class II fumarate hydratase — protein sequence MSEYRIEHDSMGEVRVPANAKWRAQTQRAVENFPISGQRIERAHIEALARIKGAAAKVNARLGVLDKDIAEAIQEAAGEVAEGRWDEQFPVDVFQTGSGTSSNMNTNEVVATLATERLGRDVHPNDHVNASQSSNDVFPSSIHIAATAAVTRDLIPALEHLAAALERRSEEFADVVKSGRTHLMDATPVTLGQEFGGYAAQIRYGVERLTASLPRLAELPLGGTAVGTGINTPPGFSAAVIEEVARSTGLPLTEARDHFEAQGARDGIVETSGQLRTIAVGLTKIANDLRWMSSGPRTGLAEISLPDLQPGSSIMPGKVNPVIPEAVLMVAAQVIGNDATVATAGAAGNFELNVMLPVIAKNVLESIRLLGNVSRLLADRTVDGIVAHRERAREYAESSPSVVTPLNKYIGYEEAARVAKKALAERKTIRQVVVENGYVERGDLTEQQLDEALDVLRMTHP from the coding sequence ATGAGCGAATACCGCATCGAGCACGACTCCATGGGCGAGGTACGCGTACCGGCCAACGCCAAGTGGCGGGCCCAGACGCAGCGGGCCGTGGAGAACTTCCCGATCTCCGGGCAGCGCATCGAACGCGCCCACATCGAGGCGCTCGCCCGGATCAAGGGCGCCGCGGCCAAGGTGAACGCGCGTCTCGGTGTGCTCGACAAGGACATCGCCGAGGCGATCCAGGAAGCGGCGGGGGAGGTCGCCGAGGGGCGGTGGGACGAGCAGTTCCCCGTCGACGTGTTCCAGACCGGGTCCGGGACCTCGTCCAACATGAACACCAACGAGGTCGTCGCCACCCTCGCCACCGAGCGCCTGGGCCGGGACGTCCACCCCAACGACCACGTCAACGCCTCACAGTCGTCCAACGACGTGTTCCCCTCCTCGATCCACATCGCGGCCACCGCCGCCGTCACCCGCGACCTGATCCCCGCCCTGGAGCACCTGGCGGCGGCCCTGGAGCGCCGGTCCGAGGAGTTCGCCGACGTCGTGAAGTCGGGGCGCACCCACCTCATGGACGCCACCCCCGTGACGCTGGGCCAGGAGTTCGGCGGTTACGCCGCGCAGATCCGCTACGGCGTCGAGCGGCTGACCGCCTCCCTCCCCCGGCTCGCCGAACTGCCCTTGGGCGGCACGGCCGTCGGCACCGGCATCAACACGCCCCCCGGCTTCTCCGCCGCCGTCATCGAGGAGGTCGCCCGCAGCACCGGGCTGCCGCTCACCGAGGCCCGCGACCATTTCGAGGCGCAGGGCGCGCGGGACGGGATCGTCGAGACCAGCGGGCAGCTCCGGACCATCGCCGTCGGCTTGACCAAGATCGCGAACGATCTGCGCTGGATGTCCTCCGGCCCCCGCACCGGGCTCGCCGAGATCTCCCTCCCCGACCTCCAGCCGGGCTCGTCGATCATGCCGGGCAAGGTCAACCCGGTGATCCCGGAGGCCGTGCTCATGGTCGCCGCCCAGGTGATCGGCAACGACGCCACCGTCGCGACCGCCGGGGCGGCCGGCAACTTCGAGCTCAACGTGATGCTGCCGGTCATCGCCAAGAACGTGCTGGAGTCGATCCGGCTGCTCGGCAACGTCTCGCGGCTGCTCGCCGACCGGACCGTCGACGGGATCGTCGCCCACCGGGAGCGGGCCAGGGAGTACGCCGAGTCCTCGCCGTCGGTCGTGACGCCGCTCAACAAGTACATCGGGTACGAGGAGGCCGCCAGGGTCGCCAAGAAGGCGCTGGCCGAGCGGAAGACGATCCGTCAGGTCGTCGTCGAGAACGGGTACGTGGAGCGCGGCGACCTCACCGAGCAGCAGCTCGACGAGGCGCTGGATGTCCTGCGGATGACACACCCGTAA
- a CDS encoding MBL fold metallo-hydrolase: protein MNDSRLRRPSAVRTLRVGEMKVSYVPDGAMLLKPAGGPPATADRHWSGYSAYLNDTRRLVANTGGLLVEHGTRALLIDAGFGPRAVPENSDHPDRGAVHGGSLPGNLALLGRSPTDIETVAFTHLHPDHIGWACVDPPLFTRATFVIPKAEWDHCDPEVAALEARTRLVLAGEEVFPGVHAVALPGHTAGHTGFVIASHGVRLLAFGDAMLTSLQIRHPEWSAISDADPDRSELHRRRLIAELLRPDTLGFGIHFADVVFGRVRPDGREAAWHPL from the coding sequence GTGAACGACAGCCGACTGCGCAGGCCCTCCGCCGTGCGTACCCTGCGCGTGGGGGAGATGAAGGTCAGCTATGTGCCCGACGGGGCGATGCTGCTGAAGCCGGCCGGCGGTCCGCCCGCGACCGCCGACCGCCACTGGAGCGGGTACAGCGCCTACCTCAACGACACCCGCCGACTCGTCGCCAACACCGGCGGCCTGCTCGTCGAGCACGGCACCCGGGCTCTGCTGATCGACGCCGGGTTCGGCCCGCGCGCGGTACCGGAGAATTCCGACCATCCCGACCGGGGCGCGGTGCACGGCGGCTCACTGCCCGGCAATCTGGCCCTGCTCGGGCGGTCCCCCACGGACATCGAGACGGTCGCCTTCACCCACCTCCACCCCGACCACATCGGCTGGGCCTGCGTCGATCCGCCCCTGTTCACCCGGGCCACCTTCGTCATCCCCAAGGCCGAATGGGACCACTGCGACCCCGAGGTGGCGGCCCTCGAAGCCCGGACACGGCTGGTGCTCGCCGGCGAAGAGGTCTTCCCCGGCGTCCACGCCGTGGCCCTGCCCGGCCACACCGCCGGTCACACGGGCTTCGTCATCGCCTCCCACGGCGTCCGACTGCTCGCCTTCGGCGACGCCATGCTCACCTCCCTGCAGATACGGCACCCCGAGTGGTCCGCGATCTCCGACGCCGACCCCGACCGGTCGGAACTCCACCGCCGCCGTCTGATCGCCGAACTCCTACGCCCGGACACCCTCGGCTTCGGCATCCACTTCGCGGACGTTGTCTTCGGCCGGGTGCGGCCCGATGGGCGCGAGGCGGCCTGGCATCCGCTGTGA